In Homo sapiens chromosome 11, GRCh38.p14 Primary Assembly, one DNA window encodes the following:
- the SMIM35 gene encoding small integral membrane protein 35 isoform 3 (isoform 3 is encoded by transcript variant 3) has translation MTGEDSISTLGLILGVGLLLLLVSILGYSLAKWYQRGYCWEGPNFVFNLYQIRNLKDLEMGPPFTISGHISSTDGGYMKFSNGLV, from the exons GTGAGGACTCCATCAGCACCTTGGGCCTGATCCTTGGCGTGGGGCTCTTGCTGCTGCTCGTGTCCATCCTCGGCTACAGCCTGGCCAAGTGGTACCAGCGCGGGTACTGCTGGGAGG GGCCTAATTTTGTCTTCAACTTATATCAAATCCG GAACCTGAAGGATCTGGAGATGGGTCCACCCTTCACCATCAGTGGTCACATCAGCAGCACAGATGGTGGCTACATGAAGTTCTCCAACGGGCTAGTCTGA
- the SMIM35 gene encoding small integral membrane protein 35 isoform 4 (isoform 4 is encoded by transcript variant 4) has protein sequence MTGPNFVFNLYQIRNLKDLEMGPPFTISGHISSTDGGYMKFSNGLV, from the exons GGCCTAATTTTGTCTTCAACTTATATCAAATCCG GAACCTGAAGGATCTGGAGATGGGTCCACCCTTCACCATCAGTGGTCACATCAGCAGCACAGATGGTGGCTACATGAAGTTCTCCAACGGGCTAGTCTGA